The following proteins come from a genomic window of Candidatus Margulisiibacteriota bacterium:
- a CDS encoding tyrosine-type recombinase/integrase — translation MRLTIERAFEKYEASMLRRGFSVNTIKNKKLLYQYFAFWLSKNHPEAFQDFKAVSCEIIEGFFDFVVSNGVKLSTRKNYVSNIKAFFSFLYKNDFIASDPTRRLENIRVPRMEVVYIPHNEIMQVLDTDIFELRKFHRYDLAERNYFIVRVAYVTGWRASESLACNPGEDIDWETGAIHIPKGKGGKDGYVYMDMDTCKGLKKWYYSNYPNGKRLWYSQDRKELSYNGYLRVVKKYFGKGTHRLRASFATHLFSRDVDIKNIQELMRHESITSTVRYIGTDKTKIKSIHNQKNPFSN, via the coding sequence ATGCGTTTGACTATAGAAAGAGCTTTTGAAAAATATGAAGCTTCTATGTTGAGACGCGGTTTTTCAGTTAATACCATCAAAAATAAGAAATTATTATACCAATACTTTGCTTTTTGGCTTTCTAAGAATCATCCAGAAGCCTTCCAGGACTTCAAAGCTGTGTCTTGTGAGATAATTGAAGGCTTCTTTGATTTTGTTGTCTCTAATGGCGTTAAATTGAGTACAAGGAAGAATTATGTTTCGAACATCAAGGCATTTTTTAGCTTTTTGTATAAGAATGATTTTATAGCTTCTGACCCTACAAGACGTCTTGAAAACATCCGTGTTCCGAGGATGGAAGTCGTTTACATACCGCATAATGAAATAATGCAGGTTCTTGATACGGATATATTTGAGTTAAGAAAATTTCACCGTTATGATCTTGCAGAAAGGAATTATTTTATAGTCCGTGTGGCTTATGTTACCGGATGGCGTGCATCTGAATCTTTGGCTTGTAACCCCGGGGAAGATATTGACTGGGAAACCGGTGCGATTCATATTCCTAAAGGGAAAGGCGGCAAGGATGGGTATGTCTATATGGATATGGATACATGTAAGGGTCTTAAAAAATGGTATTATTCCAATTATCCGAATGGTAAACGTCTCTGGTATTCTCAGGATAGAAAGGAGTTATCTTATAATGGTTATCTCAGGGTTGTAAAGAAGTATTTCGGCAAGGGTACGCATCGTTTGCGTGCGAGTTTTGCGACACATTTGTTTTCCAGGGATGTGGATATCAAGAACATCCAGGAGCTCATGAGACATGAAAGTATTACCTCGACTGTAAGGTATATTGGAACGGATAAAACAAAGATAAAATCAATCCATAATCAAAAAAATCCTTTTTCCAATTGA